The genome window ATCGAATGCTGCTATTGGATATTCAAAGATGCTCCTTCATCAATGACCCTCGACGATTTCAAGATAGCCCTTCCATGCAACAACATCTTATGGACATCCGACTTTGAAAAATCGCAGGATAATATACCTGCCAATATAGGTAAGAAGCCATCGTATCTTCAATTCTTTGACATCAGATCTAACCTAGCCTAGAAGCAAACGATAGACCAAGTCTAAAAACCGCATTCTCTAACCCAGACTTACTCGATACTCTACTCAACGACAACTCCGACCTCAGCAGCCTAGTAATACTTCTAACATTCAACGTCGAAGAAAGGCGCCTCTTACGATCCGCCCAGCCATGGTTCGCAGCCGACATAGCCACAGGTCTCAACGAGCGGAAGCTATATAAATGGCCGGACGAATTAGTATCCTTCCGAACAGCCCTAGACGATAAGTGCGACCCTACAATCATACGTTTCTCCATGCTCAACTCCATATCGAACAACGCACCTACATTCCTGAAAGTGATGTTCCACGTCACCAACATACTCCGACGCACGCCACTGCGCTGTTTATACGCCTTGAGCGGATGGCAAGTCACAGTGGATCAGATGACCGCCGCCGCTACATCCCTAACACAGTGGATGCAGCAGAATCCGACACTAGCTCGAGAAACCCTTCTACAAGCAACTACGTTGTATGGAGTTCTCTATGACGAGACCACAGGACCAGGGTGTCACCACTTGGCCTTTCTCACCGCGGGTCTCTATATCTGGGCTTATTGTATCGTGGGTGGAGAAGACGGGACTGCGCGAGCGAACGGGACACGGACAATCAGTCAAAGACCGCTGAGACCTGATAGAGGTGTCCCCGATGATGTGAAGAACTCCTGGATCCAAGGCACCCTAGATGCTCCTATATATGTCAAAGGAGTGGGTATTTTGAACAACCCGGAGAGTGCGATTCGTGTTCTCAAGGGCTTTAGACTCGCATTGTCGAGCCATAGGTCTTGGCCTTCGCTTCGACATGGTTTGATATACTCTATTTCGGAGGTGATAGATGGTAGATTTGCGTCGCTTAGCCCGGAGTTGAAGTCTagtgggtggaggaagaacgTGAATAGAGAAACTCGAGCATAGATACACGCGAATGATTGAGAGATGGGATTTTGTGTAATCTTCATGTGTGGGAGATTAGCAGGGCGCTTTCCGCTCTATGACGCGTCAGGACAGAACAGCAGCTTGACTCGCGCAGACACCacaatataatatctatccCTTTCGGTATATTCTAGTAGCTATATAAGAAACCTGCATTCTCTTGCGGTGCTTATataatggatggatgtaagGGGGTAAAATTCTATGCTCCCTGCCGGGTGCAGCGGCCCGATGCACGTCCAGTGCAGGTTGTGCTGATGTAAACCGCATTGAGATCTTATGGTGCAGACTGAAATAATGACTATATGAAGTTACGAGATTATTTCAGGTTCGATATGTAATATTCACGACTAATATCTATTGGCCTGGGGGATTTACTAGCACCATGGCTTGAGATGGAGTGCTGTGTGTGCGGTATTAGTTCCGGAGGGAACGGactaagatatatatttactagtagtaatcaCTGCAACTATTTACAAACTAGTCATGACACACAGTAACTTATCTGCTCACCAATTCCTACTACCAGTGGTCTCTGAATATGCTCAGTGGTAGTACTAATGCTATATATGACGTTTAGATGTGCATGGATTAgtagactactacttctctACCCCGAGGGGTGAAGTTCTACATCGAGAGCATTCTCAAAGCACCCCACATTCCATGATATCGTACTCCGTATGTCTAAAGAGCCTCGAGACAAAGGATATACTCATCCGTGTTCGTTTATCACCATAACAAACTACTAACAGAACTTGAAGATGAACTAAAGAATCACAGACACTAGCCCATTTAACCTGAACCACAAGTAAAGATCCATTCATATTGTCCTAAGGATCACTACTCTACTACAAAGAATGGTTAGGGAAGAAAAGTACATCGCAACTCTCAAGTTCACattaattactaataattaaatgcCCGACCAGTCCATAAACCCAGCCAGTGCTGTAGAACTTTTCGAATCACGAGGCCGTCCCCCAACCAAAGACAGGTTGTAAATATATCGAGGTTCAAGCCAATACCCTAGGAATCATATACTGCCCCATGCCTATAAGGCATCTATCGGTAGCAGCGAGCGCTGAGAGCGGGGTTGTGGTGAGCGTGAACGACATCAGGGATGTCAACGGTGACGGGAAGGTTGTCGCCGCCGCAGTTGTGGTCGCTATTATTTGTTAGATGTTCATTCTTATTGAAGGGACATTGGCTGAGAAGATGTGGCACTTACAAGTAGATGTGGCAGGTAATGCCATGAACCTGCTTGACGGAGTGGATCTCGCCGGTGACGCTGTATTCGAGTATTAGAAGTCGGTTCATGAGTTTATGGTGATTTGGGGTAGCTCACGAAGTGAAGCAAGATGCGTCACCGTCGTTGAAGGTGGGAGGACCGTTGaagtgggggagggggaagacggAGGCCTATTCTTGTATTAGCATATTTGAATTCGATGTTGGATTGGTCCAGAGGTGATGGATGTTACCTCGATGTTCTCCTGAGCAGCGTTATCCGCAGCCAGAGCGGGAACGACGGCCGCGATGGCCAGAGAAAGGATGGTGGTGAATTGCATTTTGATTGTTTTGGAAGAGATGTGTTGGCTGCTAGACTGCTTTAccgttgatgctgctgatggaTGAAAAGAGATATCGTGGTCATCCAGCTGGATTTTATATTCAAATCTtcaagggagagaaggaggaaataAGCGAAGGCGTTGGCATCTTCATAACATGCCTGGATATAGCTGCGTGGGGTGCATGCATGGCTTGATTGGATTGTGCCTGGATACTCCGGGCAAGTAATTTCCGCAGTAAGGTATTGGTGGGGAAGTATTTCTTCAGGGCGGAATGAGGGATGCTACGCCGTGTGGCTGTTTGTTGTTGAGGTCGTTGTTGACGCGCCCTTGATTGAGTTAGCTAGGGGGCGTTCCTTGAACGCGGGGATCATCCGCGTGTCAGGGTTAGATTTGTGGTGGTATAAGGGATGTGTGGAATGTGGGTTGATTTTCCCGGGGCATTCGGTCCCTTGATCGGGATGGCCGTTGGGTATGCTGTGAAGGAGGGACTTGTATTGATTGAGATCTATGTGGGTGGACTGGGGTATAGAAAAtgctaatattattattcaggGTTGTCGATCCGTACCACTTACATAATGTGATTGGCATTGAACAAGGTTGTAATGTAGTTCTGTGTGACTGTGtttcttgatcttgatcCGCTTTCAAATTCGGCATTCCTATAATAAATGGACATTGGCGTCCGGGGAATGATCAAGATTTGTGGTTCAAACTGTTGAGTCATGCATCTCATTTTGTATCACAGGATCAATTGAGTGGTTCAGTCCAGCCGCAAGCTTGCTAGGCTAAGCTATGTATCTGCATGACGGCTTACATGGACCTGACGATCAATTCCATATGCGAGCTACTCCGTATAAACTTCAGAATTATACCAGCATGCATGCCTGCCATATACACGGGAAGCTTGTACAATATGATCATAGCATACTACATTCTGTCCCACAAGCTATACATACACTGCacctccaacccaaccatgTAAACAAACAAAGGCAGAAAATCACTTCctaacagcaacaacaaacaaccTGGGATATCTCAACATCACTCTCCCATCGGCCCTCTTCTCATACCTCTCCCTCAACAATCCCTCATACACCCTCAAAAACTCCTTCcgttcctcctctcccctcaacCCATCTAAATACGGCCTCAACCCCGTCCCCTTCACCCACTCGACAATGTCCCTCCAATCCCCAAGGGAATGATAGTACACAGTCTCCCAGATCCTCAGATTCTCACAAACATCCACCAACGCATCATAGATTTCTTCAGGGGAATCCAACTCATCCCTCTCCACAAGCGCACTCCGTAGATGTTCCGCCCAGGGCCCCGTCCTCGCGACCTCCCGCATGGAAGTATGCGATGGCAGGTTCAAGGTATCCGGGACCTGGAAGGCGAAGACGCCGCCCGGGGGAAGAGTCAGTAAGAGTCTGCGGATAGTAGGGAGACGAGTGGAGCGGGGCAGCCAGTGGAGGACGgcattggagaagaagagatctaCGGGGTGGTCTGGTGGGGGAGAGTAGGATTCCACGTCGGCGACAGCGAAGGTGGTGTTTGAAGTAGATGTAGATGACTCCTTGGCGCGAGCGATCATGTTTGGGGAGGAGTCGATACCGGCGATGCTCGGGCAGGATGGGTAGCGGGCGGAAAGCATGGCGGTGGAGTTTCCGGGGCCGCAGCCAAGATCGACGATGTGGGAGGGAGATTGCAATGGGATGTGTGATAGTAGATCTTGGGTGGGGATGGCGCGCTCGTCGGCGAATTTGAGGTATTGAGTTGCGCTCCAGTCGGACATTTTGGCCGGGTGGGTGAGGAGTTGGGTGATTCGCTGGGGAGTGAGTGATAGTCGAGGACGGAACATTGATGGTTTGATAGCTACTGGCTGTGGATGAatgtgttgttggtgttgatggtgtaTAGAAGTATTTATATCTGGTTATATTTGATGTGAGGTATATAAGTGGGAGATGATGTTACTATGGAAGTGGTTAGTTGAAAGTGCCGGTCTCGGCGGAAACATGATTGGCTTCCCCGTTCAAGTATCACGGGACAGGAACATTCTTCGGTCAGATCCTGCTTACTTGCTTATTGCACTGATATCATCTTATGCTGTCAATCCGGAAGGCGCGGGTACTTGATTGAAAACATACAGAAATCGGATCAACAAGCTCGTCGGGGCCTTCCACAACCCGCACGTGACAGCGCGTTGCCGCTGCCGATACATGAAAGATTGGAGGTAACAACTTCCAGCAGGATAGTATCTGTTCCTCCATGATATATCGCTGATTTAATGTACTTTTGGTTTAGGCATGACATACGGTATGCCCTGATTCAAATACTGAAATAACCTCATTCGAGCATTGTCCATGTATCGTTCATCCTACCAGCGAGCAGCTATATATTATGAACAATCGAACCTTCTGAGCATGACAATGCCACGATGAGAACAGCACACAAACCAATGCAGACGCAGTCAGCATTGCCAACTCTAAATAtaaccaccactactacataGAGCACTACACATATTTGACAGATTATACACTTTATGCAGTCAGCATCACCTAAAATATACATGCATAAgcacccccaacaccaatTCGTTCACCACACCCTAAAAGTACTAATCAATAACAGCAAGTAAATACAAACAATCACCTGAACCATAAAACAAGCCTACAAACATATTACCCATGCATCTAACTGCGGGGTAAGCTCACACTTGCAGGGTAAGCAAGAGCTGTCAATGAAACAAAGCTCTCTTAGCCTTAGTCTAAGCAAGCAGTCCGAGCATCTCCATGACAAGGATCCCTGGTTCAGATCAGATGACCACAGACACACTAATGCTCGAGTCCTTGCTCATTTACCATCAGCATTAACTGACTCGTACGCTACCCTAGTAGCAGAGAGCAGAGTATTTCGCTACCTGTTCCTAGTATGTACAATATGACACAATAATGAATAAAATCCAGAGTGTTCCCCCTTACACTACATCCACACAAGCTCAAAGTTTCCCACTTACCCCCCACCCATCCTCTCGTATCAAACATTCCAGAACACCAATCGAATTCCAATTACACTTTGCATATGACCTGTCATTTTCCAGACTACAGCTAAAGTAACTCAGGCGGAAATAGCTCCCGTTTTTAGAATGAAAGCTGGTAGGCTTACccgaaccagaaccagaataAGAGATGAAAGAGAAGCAAGCGATTCCCGTACCCAAAACACGAACAAACCACAACCTAGaagcatcagcagcagcagcagcagcagcagcaagtaaACTCAAATCTGAGACATTCGACGGACAGTATCTATGGGACAACTGTATGCTG of Aspergillus luchuensis IFO 4308 DNA, chromosome 7, nearly complete sequence contains these proteins:
- a CDS encoding uncharacterized protein (SECRETED:SignalP(1-19)), whose product is MQFTTILSLAIAAVVPALAADNAAQENIEASVFPLPHFNGPPTFNDGDASCFTSVTGEIHSVKQVHGITCHIYFDHNCGGDNLPVTVDIPDVVHAHHNPALSARCYR
- a CDS encoding uncharacterized protein (COG:S;~EggNog:ENOG410PNB3;~InterPro:IPR023149,IPR029063,IPR041698;~PFAM:PF05401,PF13489,PF13649,PF08242,PF08241, PF05175,PF13847;~go_function: GO:0030798 - trans-aconitate 2-methyltransferase activity [Evidence IEA]); translation: MFRPRLSLTPQRITQLLTHPAKMSDWSATQYLKFADERAIPTQDLLSHIPLQSPSHIVDLGCGPGNSTAMLSARYPSCPSIAGIDSSPNMIARAKESSTSTSNTTFAVADVESYSPPPDHPVDLFFSNAVLHWLPRSTRLPTIRRLLLTLPPGGVFAFQVPDTLNLPSHTSMREVARTGPWAEHLRSALVERDELDSPEEIYDALVDVCENLRIWETVYYHSLGDWRDIVEWVKGTGLRPYLDGLRGEEERKEFLRVYEGLLRERYEKRADGRVMLRYPRLFVVAVRK